The Cyclobacterium amurskyense genome contains the following window.
CATCAGGACACCAGCAAAATTATGGTTTCGGTTATGGATGATTTCAAAGACACGTTAAGACAAACCTACATATTGGATAGAGGCATTTACGATCAGCCTACCACTATGGTTACCCCATCCACCCCTGAGGCCATTCTCAAATTTGATGAAAACAAATACCCCAAAAACCGACTGGGTTTAGCCCAATGGACATTTGCTGAGGATAATCCATTAACGGCAAGGGTATTTGTCAACTTGATGTGGCAGGAGTTTTTTGGCGCAGGAATAGTGAGATCTGCAGGTGATTTCGGTATGCAGGGAAAATTACCTACACATCCGGAATTACTGGATTGGCTAGCTGTTGATTTCCGGGAAAGTGGCTGGGACGTCAAGTACTTAATTAAAAAAATATTGAGTTCAGCCACTTACCAACAGTCAGCTACGGTGGATAAAAACAAAATAGAGGCAGATCCGGACAACTTTTATTTGGCCAGATATCCAAGGATAAGACTAAATGCCGAACACATTCGTGACTTAGTACTAGCCAGCAGCGGGCTTATATCCGATGAGATCGGCGGTCCCAGTGTCAAACCTTACCAGCCTGAGGGTTTATGGGAAGCAGCTACTTCGGGTAGAGGAGAATTGGCAGAATATCGACAAGACATAGGAAATGACCTTTACAGAAGAGGCTTGTACACCTTTATCAAGCTTACATCTCCCCCACCTAAACCAATCATTTTCGATGGAAGCAATAGGGACGTATGTGAAGTAACAAGAAACAGAACCAACACACCCTTACAGGCATTGGCCATGCTCAATGATCCATTGATCCTTGAGGCATCACGTGTCCTTGCCAATAACTTAATAAGGGAGGGAAAAGAAGATGATGAAGCAATAAAAGAGGCTTTTTTCAAAATCATATGTAGAGCTCCAAAAGAAGAAGAGTTGGCCCTTTTGATAGAGTACCATCAAGAAGAACTAAAAAGATTCAAGCAAAAGCCTGAAACAATTTTAGAAACGGTGAAAGCTGGAGAGTTTCCTTTGGATCAATTTAGCGACACCCCCGAAACGGCTGCCCTTATGCAAGTATTGGTGGCTATATACAATGTTGAAGAAGCGATTACCAAAACCTGATATGGAAAAAGAAATTGTAGAAAATGGATTGAATGAAAATAGGAGGAAATTCCTATCTAAGTTAAGTCTGGGCTTAGGAAGTGTGGCCTTGGGATCTCTTTTAATACCAGATTTATTTAATGGCCAACCCCAACTGGACACGGACAAATTAATGGCAAGCATCCCTCATTTCGCACCCAAAGCGAAAAGAGTTATTTATATGTTTCAAAACGGAGCTCCGAGCCAATTAGAATCTTTCGATTACAAACCCATGCTTAACAAAAGAATTGGAGAAGAACTTCCCGATTCGATTCGACAGGGACAGCGTCTGACCGGTATGACTGCCGGACAATCGTCCTTTCCATTGGTTGGTTCTGCTTATGGATTTAAGCAATATGGGAAATCTGGGGCTTGGGTAAGTGATCTTTTTCCTCATACGGCTAAGATTGTAGATGACATCTGTATAGTAAAATCCATGCATACAGAAGCTATTAACCATGATCCTGCCCTTACTTTCTTCCAAACAGGTGCACAGGTAGGGAACCGACCTAGTATGGGTGCATGGCTTAGCTATGGCCTTGGAAGTGAGAATAATAATTTACCTAGTTTCTGTGTGCTCTTATCAAGAGGCAAAGGGAATGGACAAGGGGTTTACTCTAAGCTATGGACAAATGGTTTTTTGGAATCAGTTCACCAAGGTGTTCAATTTTCTAGCGGTGATGACCCTGTGCTATACCTCAATGACCCAGAAGGTATGAGCAAAATGGATAGAAGGAGGATGCTGGATAAAATTTCAGCACTTAATCAAATAAATTACCAATCATTCGGCGATCCTGAAATCAGTGCCAAAATTCAACAATATGAGATGGCTTACCGGATGCAAACAGCTGTTCCTGAAGTCACTGACGTAAGTAAAGAACCAGACAGCATTGTAAAACTATATGGTCCTGAGTGTCTGGTTTCCGGTACCTATGCGGCCAACTGCCTGCTAGCTAGAAAATTGTCCGAAAATGGCGTCAGATTTGTGCAGCTTTATCACCAAGGCTGGGATCAACATGGCAACCTCCCTAATGAGATGGCATTACAAGCCAAGGATACAGATCAGGCATCCGCTGCCTTAATTACAGATCTAAAGCAAAGAGGCTTATTGGATGAAACCTTGGTCATTTGGGGAGGAGAGTTTGGCCGAACCAATTACTGTCAAGGAAGATTTTCAGCTGACAACTACGGAAGAGACCATCACCCAAGGGCTTTTTCGATGTGGATGGCAGGTGGTGGAATAAAACCAGGCGTCACCTATGGAGAGACTGATGAATTTGGTTACAACATTGTCAAGGATCCGGTACACGTTCATGATTTTCATGCCACCATGTTACACTTACTGGGCGTGGAACACGAGAAACTCACCTTTAGACATCAGGGAAGAAGATACCGGCTTACAGATGTTGCCGGAAATATAGTCAATGGTCTTATGGCCTAACAATTTTAACCCGAAGTAAAAAATCTATTTCCCCATCTATGTTAACATCAAAATTGAAGTCCATTCTGGCTCAGGTGCTTTTTGCTGTAAATGTCTTTGTATTGTTCTTAGTGCTTGCAGAAAGCAGGGTATTGATTCCTGACTGGCTTCATGTATTTGGTAGAATGCATCCACTTCTACTGCATTTTCCAATTGTAATCATTTTATTGGCTGTTTTACTTGTAGGCATTCCCGAATTCCTCCCCAAAAAGGAAGACAGCAGAGAATACGGGACAGACCTATTGCTACTTGGAGCACTTACAGCTGGCTTTACCGTAATTGCCGGACTATTACTGTCTCATGAAACAGGGTACGCGAAAGAGGCGCTTTTTTGGCACAAGTGGACCGGTTTGGGGATCTTCTGGGGTTCTTCCTTACTTTATTATTTTATCGACAGTCAAAAGCAGTTGGTAATTAAAGTCGGTGCATCATTCCTAGCTTTGATAGTTATCGTTTCAGGACATTTAGGTGCATCAATTACTCATGGTGAAAATTTCATCACTGCACCTATTGAAAATAATGAAGTAGTGATGGTAAGCTTGGAAGAAGCAGAGGTTTTCCCTCACTTGATCTATCCAATTATTGAAAATAAATGCCTTAGCTGTCACAAAGCATCCAAGCAAAAAGGGGAACTAAGAATGGATACCCCTGAGAATTTATTAAAAGGTGGTGAATCCGGACCAGCCGTTGAGCCTTTTGACTTAGAAAACAGCCTAATGGCTCACCGAATAAACCTACCTGAAGAGGATGAAGAACACATGCCTCCTGAAGGCAAGCCCCAGCTTACCGAAGAGGAAAGATTAATTCTGGAGGCTTGGATTAGTTCCGGAGCCATTATTGATGAGAAAGTTATGGCACTGCCTGATACCAGCAGCATTTATAAACTGGCAGTTGAAAAATTTTCTACAGCTCCAAAAGTCTATGAATTTGCTGCAGTTTCTGATGAAAAAATTGAGGCCCTTAATAATTTCTACCGCAAAATACAGCCTCTAGGAATAGAATCCCCTGCCCTATCTATTAGTTATTTTGGCCGGGCGAACTTTGATCCTAACTCCCTGAAGGAGCTTTCCGAAGTCAAAGTGCAAACAATCTCCATTAATTTAAATAACATGCCTGTGAAGGATGAGGATTTGGCTTCACTTAGTGCATTCCCTAACCTTGAAAAACTGTATTTGAACTTTACCGATATCAAAGGTGAGGGTTTGCAGGCATTGATGGGTCTGGAGAATCTTTCTTTACTTTCTCTGGCTGGAAATAATTTAACTGATGAGGCTATAGAACCTATATCCAAGCTTAAGAATGTTAAAAAGCTTTTTCTTTGGAATACAGGACTTTCTAAAGAATCACTGGAAAAACTAATAGCTGCCTTGCCTCAAACCACCATTGAAATAGGTACAGAGGAAAAGTCAACCTTACTGATGTTAAACCCACCAGTAATTCGTTTTGACAAAGCCTTTTTTAAAGATAAACTTGAAGTTAAACTCACCCATCCTATTGGTACCACAAGCATCTATTACACCTTGGATGGTAGTGAACCCGATAGTAGTAATTTCATGCTTTATGAAAAGCCTCTTGAAATAAAAGAAAACATAACCATTAAAGCCCGAGCCTTTGCAGAGGGTTGGATAGGCAGTACCGTTTCAGAAGCTGAATTTATCAGGGCTACCATAAGCCCAACTTCCTTTCAGATGCTTCATCTACCAGAGGATAGGTATAAAGGGGATGGTAAAGAAAGCCTTTTCGACAAAAAGAAAGCCATACCAGATGTATGGAATCTAAACTGGTTGGGTTTTTTAAACAATCCTCTAGAAGTGGAAATGGAATTCAAAGAACCAACCGATATTTCATCAATGGCTATCTCTCTATGGCAAAACATAGGATCAAGGTTCTTCCCTCCAAAAGAGGTAGAAATATGGACAAGACCTGATGCTAGTCAAAACTGGAAACTTTCAAAAACTTTCCGTCCACAAGCACTTGAAAAAAATTCCCCTTCTTTTTTGAGACAGGTTGAAATTCCTTATTCAGAAAATGGAATACAACATTTAAAAATAGTAGCCAGTCCAGTAGATAAATTACCTTCTTGGCATAATTCTTCAGGACAAAAAGCCTATCTAATGGTAGATGAAATCGTACTTAATTAACGACAGTGATCGTTAATCCAAATCGTAATTGCTACCAGCTTTTCTTCCTAAATGGATAAAAAAAAGCCTGAAAATTCAGGCTTTTTTTTAATCTTTATCTTTAACTTCTTCTTCACTTTGGGCCAATAGATAGGATTTAATAAATTCATTTAGTCCTCCATCTAAAACCGCTTGAACATCTGAAGTTTCATGTCCGGTACGTGCATCTTTTACTAATTTGTAAGGATGCAGAACATAGTTCCTGATTTGTGAACCAAAATCTATCCTCATTTTCCCTGATTCTACCTTGGCTCTTTCTGCATTTCTTTTTTCCATCTCCAGTTGATACAACCGGGATTTCAACATTTGCATGGCCTTCTCCCTATTCGCTAATTGAGAACGCTCTATCTGGCATACTACCACTATGCCCGTAGGCTTGTGCGTAAGTTGTACTTTCGTCTCAACTTTATTTACATTTTGCCCCCCAGCACCACCTGAACGCGATGTATGCAATTCAATATCAGCAGGGCTAATATCTATATTGATGGTATCATCTACTACAGGGTAAGCATAAACAGAGGCAAAAGATGTATGCCTTCTCCCTCCACTATCAAATGGAGAAATCCTGACCAATCGGTGAACACCACTTTCTGATTTCAAAAACCCATATGCTAGCGGCCCTTCAAATTCCAGAGTAGCAGATTTTATCCCTGCAACCTCACCTTCTTGAAGATCTACTTCTCTCACCTTATAACCATTTTTCTCTCCCCACATGATGTACATACGGAGAAGAATTGAGGCCCAGTCATTGCTTTCAGTACCACCGGCACCAGGATTAATTTCCAACATAGCACTAAGTTGGTCCTCTTCTCCACTGAGCATCTTCTTTAATTCCAGGTCCTCAACTAGTTTGAGGTTTTTATCGAATTCAATATCCAATTCTTCTGCCGAAACTTCTCCTGCATTATAAAACTCAAATAGCACTTCCAAATCCTGGACGCCTGTATCTATGGTTTCGTACTGAGAAGTCCAGGCTTTACGCGCTTGGATCTGCTTCATTACTTTTTCTGCCTCTTCAGTATCGGTCCAAAAACCCGGTTGTGATGAAATGGCTTCAAACTCTTCTATTTCTGATTTCTTACGATCGTAGTCAAAGATACCTCCTCAAGGCCGTTACTCGGGCCTTCAAATCTTTCAATTGATCTGATGTCATAATGTTTTATTTATTTATTTATTTAAAATGCAAATTTGCTGAATTACTACTAAATAACCAATTTAATTCATTGGATTGAAAAAGGTAAACACTTATAAGCAGCTATGGGGAATTAGGGTTTAAAGCCAAACCCTTCTCTTACAATAATGTAATTTAGATTCTTCTCCCAAGGGCAATGTGAGAATCATAATGTTTTAGTCTATTCTGAAGCCTCAACGGTGATGACCATTATCTTTTTCTTCTTCCCTACTTTAAATTTCTTGTACCTCAGGCTTTTTATCAATATCCCGGCACCTATCAAGGCTGCCGAAGTCGTCCAAACACCTGTACTGTAATGGATTCCACCATCCGCAGCCAGACTATTTATCCCACCTGCCAGCATCAACAAGGTGCCTCCTGCTATTGGCAGCAAGGTTAAATTAGCTAGGGTTTGATTTCGCTCATCTTTATCTCTAATGTCTATGGCTTTAATTTGCTTCAAGCTTAGAACATTCTCTTTCAAAGCAATATAGTCTCTATCAATTTCACGAATCACATCTTTGATATAGTAATCATTCCCTTCTTGCAAATAGATAAATTCATCTCCCACCTCATAGGTAATACGTGATTTTTCGTTAGCACCTTTTTGCAAGATCAGGTAATTCTGAGCTAATACTGTCCCTTGGCCTAAGGAAATCAGACTTAAAAACAATAGGGCCCTGATAAGGACTTTCATAAGCTAAACAATATTCACAAGACTTAAATTGACAAGGATTAATACTTCATTATCCAGTTGTACTTATCTGGAACTTTGCCATATTTGATATTGTCGAGGCCCTCCAAGATCTGAACAGAAAATGCATCTTCTGAAACTTCAGGCAATTCATAATCTTTGCCATGAATATTTATTAATCTTATAAATGCGACTGTTGCTGCGGTCCCTGTTCCAAATGCCTCTTCCAATTTCCCGGAATTGAGTGCTTCTTCAAGTTCAATGACTGTTAAGAATCGCTCTTCAACAGGCATTCCCATCTCTTTGGCCAAGGTTAAAACACTGTCCCTAGTAATGCCTTTAAGAATAGTGCCAGTGGTAGTAGGCGCTGTAATCAACACCCCATCTATAACAAACATGACGTTCATGGTTCCACTTTCTTCGATATACTGATGGGTCTTTCCATCTGTCCACAAAAGTTGGTCATAGCCATCTTTTTGGGCTTTCAATGCTGGATAGAGTGAGCCGGCATAATTACCTGCTGCCTTTGCTGCTCCTGTTCCTCCTTCTATGGCTCTTGCGAATCTGGTTTCTACCTTCACGGCAACAGGTTTCGCATAATACTTCCCTACAGGAGAAGCCAAGATCATAAATTTATATTTTTTTGATGGTCTAATGCCCAAGTAATCATCTGCTGCAAATATAAAGGGACGGAGATACAGAGAACATCCTGTTTGCTTAGGTACCCATTCTCTATCCACTTCTAATAAGCTACGCATTCCCTCCATAAAAATTTCCTTAGGCAATTCAGGAATACACATTCTCTTCGCAGATTCATTTAATCTCTGCTGATTGGCATCACCTCTGAAAACCAAGATCTCCCCTTGTTCATTTCGATATGCTTTCATTCCCTCAAAGACAGATTGGCCATAATGCAAGGTTGCATTAGCTGGATTAAGCTGTAGAGGAGCATAAGGCACAACTTTTAGGTTTTGCCAAGCACCATCTATATAGTCCGCCACAAACATGTGATCACTAATGGTCTGTCCAAATGAAAGCTCATCAAAATTAGTGGTTTCCAATTTTGATGTTGATGACTTAATTATATCTATGTTTAATGTTTTATCCATAATTATTTACGCACCTGCATGCCAGGTGATTTCATTTACATTTAAATCTTTTGCCAATTGCCTTCCTAGAACAAACAAATAATCTGAAAGCCTATTGACATATTCCAATAATACTACATCCACTTGAGAATTTTCCGACAACAACACCATTGACCTTTCCGCTCTCCTACATACTGTCCGTGCAATATGTGCCGAAGAAACTACTGGATGACCTCCTGGAATGATAAAATTCTTTAAAGGCTGAAGATTTGCCTCCATTCTGTCAATCTCTAATTCTAGAAAATGAACATCTTCCTCATTAAATTCAGGAAGCTTCATTCCTTTCTTATCAGGATCACAAGCCAAGATCGCTCCTATTACAAATAGCCTGTCCTGAACTTTGTACAAAACCCCGGAGATCTTTTCATTCTTTACCTGATCTCTCAGTAAACCTACATTTGCATTTAATTCATCAACATTACCATAAGCGTCAATTCTCAAATGAGATTTATTCACTCTGGTACCCCCAAAAAGGGATGTTTTGCCTTTATCTCCCGTTTTGGTGTATATTTTCATTTAATTCTTTTTGATTTCAAATAACCGTTTTATCTATAACAGTTGGGTTGGGATTTCTTTCATCAGACTCTACCAGCCCATCCCTAAGCCGAATTACTCGGTGCGCATAATGCGCAATATCATCCTCATGTGTAACCATTATAATGGTGTTTCCTTTCTGATGCAAAACATGGAAAAGGTCCATTATTTCATAGGAGGTTTTACTATCCAAATTACCCGTTGGTTCATCTGCCAAAATGATACTAGGATCATTTACTAAAGCTCGGGCAATAGCTACTCTTTGTCTTTGCCCACCAGAAAGTTCATTGGGCTTGTGATGAATCCTATCATCTAAGCCAACACTTTTTAAGGAAAGAAAAGCCTTTTCTTCTCTATCTGCTTTATTAAACCCTGCGTAAATCAAAGGTAAGGCCACATTTTCTAAACAAGTTGCCCGCGGTAACAAATTGAAAGTCTGAAATACGAAACCGATTTCTTTGTTCCTTATCTCTGCCAGCTCATCTTCACTCATGTCACTCACATCTTTGCTATTCAAGATATATTGCCCCGAACTAGGTGTATCTAAACAGCCAATAATGTTCATTAAAGTAGACTTTCCAGATCCGGAAGGCCCCATAAAAGCCACATACTCTCCCCTGTTTACACTAATGCTCACCGATTTGAGTGCTTTGACTTCCTCGGTTCCCATTCTGTATACTTTACGTATTTCTTTGGTTTTAATGATTTCTGGCATAATTTGGGATTTAGAATGTGAAGATAGGGTATATTGCTCAAAAACAGGAATTCAACCTGTTAAATTATACCAAAGGAATTATAGAAATTTCAACTGTAATTCAGTTAGGTCTTCCTGACCAATCCACTCAGCCATTAGCCTTAAATTGGCACTGGCATATTGGTCTAATCCAATTATACGGCAATATTTCACTAACGTTACCCACAAAACCGGATCTTTATTGAATTGGCAAGCTCCCTGTAGCAATTCATAACGTTTCTCCGCCTCCTCAATTTGTTCCATCTGCGCCAAAACCATAGGTGTCAAATACGGGTTAAGGACTGTAATTTCACTATTATCACTGGCTAGTGTCCCGCCAACCTTAACCTTTTGGAGATACTCTTCAAGAGAAGAACCTTCCACAGTAAATTGCCCGCTATTATTTGCTATTGGGAGCAGTTCCTCAAGCGTATTTTCTTCAAGCCAGTGAGATTTTCTTTTTATAATTTCTCCGGCAAGAATTTCTTTATTTCTATCACTTTCCAAAGACCTCAATGTTGGCAATAATTCTTTACCCAACATCCCTGGAAGTCTTGCCAAGGTTTGGTAAAGTTTTACAGTGTCATTCTCTAACAATTGTCCCGACTTATCAAATCGCATCCAATCAGGGAAATCCACTTTTTGGCTTGCTGAAATAAAGGCCGATTCCTCTTTCAATTCACCGAAATACAAGAATGGCAAGTGGTCAGATGTGAATTTCGAATAGCCTTTTAAGGATGCTTGCTTCCATTCAATCGCTGCTTTTTCAAAATCACCTTGTTCAGATAGAACCCATCCTGCAAATGCATGATAAAAACCTGCATCCTGACTGAACCTAAAGGCCATTCCATTTAAGTGTTCAAGTAATCCCTTAATATCGCCGGATTTGTACTTCAATATCAAGCCAGATTCTTTTAAACTTTGCTCTACCGATAAGGAAAGTTCTTCCTGATTTAGCATTGAATCAAGGTCTGCACTTAGCATACTATTAAAATAACCTTTTTCGGTATTCGTTAGAAAATTCCTAATCAATGACCTTCCTATCAAATCATTGGTAAGGTCATTCTCAAATGAATTGATCTCTAAAGGCACAGTCTCTCCCCCTGCATTCTTAGCTGCTAACAGATTGATTTCATTCTTTAGACCAGGAGCCGAAAGATTTTCTTCTTCCAAAGGCAAACCATGCGCAATTTTAATCCCGGTAGCATTAAGCAGGCTCACTTCCTCAAATCCTTCCATTTTATCCAAGGTATTTAATGCCTCCTTAGGAAGGTTCATCCTATGGTAAACCAGCGCGAGATTATTTGCTAAAAAAGGGTTTCCCTGATAGTATTTCAATCCTTCTTCCAAATAAAAAACTGCCTCATTGGCCCTTGAACGCTTTTCTAACATTTTACTCAAAAGCAAAATATCCTTTACCTGAGGGTTCTGTTCAAAACTTCTTTCTAATGTTTTGAGAGCCAGAGTAGGTTGATTTTGTTCCAGATATATATTGCTTACTGCATAAAGTGCATGGTCGTTTGAGCGATACCTATCAAAGGCATTTTCGTAGAGTACGGATGCTTCAACTGGTCTTTTGGTAGTATAATAATAATCAGCTGACAAGTGAGTTGATGAAGTACCAAATTGTATGGCAATAATCCCCGCAGCATAAACCATCAAAATCAACACCGCTATGGTTCCTCCTAGCCTCATATGAAAATAAGGGAAAAAGGGCGGTTTATACATTATTTTTTCAATGGCATTCCCACTATTTATTATAGCAGAAAAATTCACCCAAATGTATAGACAGAATAAAACGCTAAAACCAAGCTGACTATAGGCAAATACATGATGCGTAAAATCTATCATGGGTGTATTTCCTGACAGTTCCGCCTTAAAAAGCACCAAAAGGCAAATCGCAAACCCTCCCAGATAAAAAGCCTTACCTATCCAAGGCTCATTGAAAGCCTGAGGGTAATATTTAATTCTAAAGTGAATATCGAAAAAGCCGACAACAGCAATAAGAAAAAATAAAAGTTGGAATGAAGGTAAGGGCCATTTGTGCCAATCACCTGTAGCTTCAAGAAAAACCAAAGCCGCTAATACCAAATACATTGTAGACACAACGGCGAAATGCCAACCGATCTTGATGCCAATACCTCTATTCAGTTTGGCTAAAAACAAATAAGTTGCAGAAACAAAAGAATGCCCAATGTATAGAATAAAACCACTGCCCATGACAAGGGCCATTAAAAACAGATTTTCTGACAACAAATAAGTCGGTGAAGGAGCCTGAGCAAGGTAAATTAAGACAGCTAATCCCGCTATCCCCAAACCCAGAATTAATGTCATCCTAAAGCTTAATGACAAATAATTGAAAAAGAGGCGAATGATAGCTGCTGGAGCCAAAAGGAACAGCAAGCAGATCCCCAAGGGAATATTGGTCCCTATCCCTCCAATATTTAAGCTGTTTACTCCGCTAACGCTTAACAATAATATCAGCACTCCTGCTCCTATCAAAAATGCCTGTCGCTTCAATAGTGTTATCAAAACAATAAACAACAACAAAAGCAGCCACACACCAATCCCCATCACTTGTGTCAAGATGGGGTAAGTAAGCAATGGGGCAGTCTCAAATTGATCAAGAAGCAAGAAATTCTGAACCTCTAATTCTAAAGAACTCAAGGCTAAAAGAAAGCTTCCTAAAGGAACATTAGTTCTTTCTTCAAGCGATAAAAGTTGGGCAGATTGAAAAGAATCTCCCGCAAATTCTAACCACAACAATCCTATCCCTGCACCGATAAGAGCAGCCAAAAAAAAGAAAAAGATTAAGTTCTGCCAGATTGACCGGCGCATTATTCCATTACTTTTGGAACACGGAAATAATCGGAATCTCTCTGCGGTGCATTTTTAAGCCCTTTTTCATGGTCCAAGTGCTGTCCTACCTCATCTTTTCTCATTACATTTTCCTCAGAAGACATGGTAATAAGGGGTTCAACATTGTCGGTATCCACCTCATTTAGTTTTTCTACCCAGTCAAGGATCTGCGTCATATCAGTGGTCATTTTTTTCGCACTGTTTTCGTCAAACTCAAGTCTGGCTAGGTGGGCTATTTTTTTAAGAGAATTGATATCTAGTTTCATGAATTTTCTTTTTTAAATGCTAATGGTTTATTGTCTTTATTAAGTTGCTCTTGGATAATGGCAAAGCATTTCTCCTTAATTTCTTTCACCTCATTAGGCCCGGAACCTTTTACGGTAATAGGCTCATGGATGACTACTTTTACCGGTTTATAGCGCAACAAAAACTTACCATCGTCTGGCAAAATTAAGTGATTGTAAGATAAAGTGACAGGAATAATCGGAATTTGTTTATCTAAAGCCAATTTAAAAGCTCCATCCTTGAACCTTGCCATGGCAGGCGGAGCCTCACTTGAAATCCCTCCTTCAGGAAAAAACACCACGCTAGCACCTTCATCCAACGCTTTTTTGGCTTTTAGCATCGATTCTCCTCTGCTTTTTAAGCTATTCCTATCCACTGCAATGTGTAAGTTTTTAAACATGTATCCGAACAATGGCACTTTAGCCAGTGAGCTTTTACCTATAAACACAAGATCAAATGGTATTAACCCGAGCACGGGAATATCCAAATAGGAAAAATGATTAGACACAAAAATAAACTGTTCGCTTTCCTTTAGGTGATTTCGGTTCTCTATTTTCACTTTAAAAAATAGCATTCCAAAAAACAGCTTTGACCAAATTCTGTTTAATTTTCTCCCTTGACTTTTCTTACCCGGGACCTCAATGGTATAAATAAATTTTGGCAGCAAAATCAGGAAGGCCATAATAAATCCGATGCTGCCATAGATAGAATAAATTCTTCTAATAAATCTCATTCCTTAAAAAGAGGGTTTTGATTTCGAAATTTAGTAAAAATCGAGAGGCATGATGAAAGAACTGAATTTTTATTCCTTAGGTAGAAAATTAAACCTCATTTTTTTTCACTCTCAACGAGGTACCCTCAGTACTTATCACCTTGATTTTCTCTCCCTTATCAATAAATTCTCCCCTAGAATAAGCATCATACATCTCATCCTCTATGATTACCTTCCCACTCGGCATCAAGCGGGTATGAGAAACCCCTTCCTTACCAAGCATTTCCTGACTATAAA
Protein-coding sequences here:
- a CDS encoding tetratricopeptide repeat protein encodes the protein MRRSIWQNLIFFFFLAALIGAGIGLLWLEFAGDSFQSAQLLSLEERTNVPLGSFLLALSSLELEVQNFLLLDQFETAPLLTYPILTQVMGIGVWLLLLLFIVLITLLKRQAFLIGAGVLILLLSVSGVNSLNIGGIGTNIPLGICLLFLLAPAAIIRLFFNYLSLSFRMTLILGLGIAGLAVLIYLAQAPSPTYLLSENLFLMALVMGSGFILYIGHSFVSATYLFLAKLNRGIGIKIGWHFAVVSTMYLVLAALVFLEATGDWHKWPLPSFQLLFFLIAVVGFFDIHFRIKYYPQAFNEPWIGKAFYLGGFAICLLVLFKAELSGNTPMIDFTHHVFAYSQLGFSVLFCLYIWVNFSAIINSGNAIEKIMYKPPFFPYFHMRLGGTIAVLILMVYAAGIIAIQFGTSSTHLSADYYYTTKRPVEASVLYENAFDRYRSNDHALYAVSNIYLEQNQPTLALKTLERSFEQNPQVKDILLLSKMLEKRSRANEAVFYLEEGLKYYQGNPFLANNLALVYHRMNLPKEALNTLDKMEGFEEVSLLNATGIKIAHGLPLEEENLSAPGLKNEINLLAAKNAGGETVPLEINSFENDLTNDLIGRSLIRNFLTNTEKGYFNSMLSADLDSMLNQEELSLSVEQSLKESGLILKYKSGDIKGLLEHLNGMAFRFSQDAGFYHAFAGWVLSEQGDFEKAAIEWKQASLKGYSKFTSDHLPFLYFGELKEESAFISASQKVDFPDWMRFDKSGQLLENDTVKLYQTLARLPGMLGKELLPTLRSLESDRNKEILAGEIIKRKSHWLEENTLEELLPIANNSGQFTVEGSSLEEYLQKVKVGGTLASDNSEITVLNPYLTPMVLAQMEQIEEAEKRYELLQGACQFNKDPVLWVTLVKYCRIIGLDQYASANLRLMAEWIGQEDLTELQLKFL
- the gatC gene encoding Asp-tRNA(Asn)/Glu-tRNA(Gln) amidotransferase subunit GatC; translated protein: MKLDINSLKKIAHLARLEFDENSAKKMTTDMTQILDWVEKLNEVDTDNVEPLITMSSEENVMRKDEVGQHLDHEKGLKNAPQRDSDYFRVPKVME
- a CDS encoding lysophospholipid acyltransferase family protein, which encodes MRFIRRIYSIYGSIGFIMAFLILLPKFIYTIEVPGKKSQGRKLNRIWSKLFFGMLFFKVKIENRNHLKESEQFIFVSNHFSYLDIPVLGLIPFDLVFIGKSSLAKVPLFGYMFKNLHIAVDRNSLKSRGESMLKAKKALDEGASVVFFPEGGISSEAPPAMARFKDGAFKLALDKQIPIIPVTLSYNHLILPDDGKFLLRYKPVKVVIHEPITVKGSGPNEVKEIKEKCFAIIQEQLNKDNKPLAFKKENS